The Streptosporangium album genome segment GTGGCCGGCGCCGATCTCCAGCCACTCGCGAGGATCCCCGTCGCCGCCGCGGCTGGACAGCATCATCGCGAGCAGTCTCCGCCCGTGACGGCCTACGACCAGCAACGGCCGGTCCTTGCCCCTGCTCGGGTCCTCCTCGTACGGGACCCAGGCCCAGACGATCTCACCCGGGTCGGCGAGCCCGTCCAGATCGGGGGAGTAGGCCAGGGTCGCCGCCCGGTCGACACCGTGGACCTCGCGGACCACGCCCCGGGACGGCCGAGGGTCTTCACCAAGATCGCGCATCTGGACATCCTAGGGGACGCGGGGGAGACGCCACCGTCCGGAGCCGCCTCGGAACGGCCGCACGGGCGTCAGGAGCTCACCGGGCCCGCACAGCCTCCGACACGGGCGTGTCCCCGCTGGTGAGCTTCAGCGTGCGGCCATGGCTGCCGGGAGGTCCGGGTCATAAGGGCTCTGGCCGGCCTTGATGGCCGCGACCATCTGCGTCGTGTAGGCCTGTACGGCGCGGTGCAGGCCGGGACCGAAGCTCACCCGGGCCACCCCGAGACCGGCCAGCTCCTCGAGCGACGGCGTGCCGGGGTGGAACGCGATGTTGATCGGGCCGCCGATCTCTCCCACCAGGGAACGGATCACTCCGGCCTCGGAGGCGAAGATCGGATAGACGCAGTCGGCCCCGGCCTCCAGATAGCGGCGCCCGCGCCGGACCGCTTCGGCGAGCCTCTCATCCGGGGGCCCCTCGCCGTGGAGGTAGGTGTCGACGCGCGCGTTGATCACCAGACCGGTGCCCGCCTCCGAGGCCGCGGCGCGGACGGCGGCGAGGAACGCGGCCTGCTCGTCGGCGTCGACCATCTTGCCGGTGCGGGGATCGGAGTCCTCAAGGTTGCAGCCGACCGCGCCGGTGGCGGCGAGCCGCTCCACCAGCTCCGCCGGCTCCATCCCGTAGCCACGCTCCAGGTCGGCGGTCACGGGGATGCCGACCGCCCGGACGATCCGGGCGATCGCGGCGAGCATCTCCTCGGCCGGGGCGACCTCTCCGTCGTCGTATCCGAGCACCGGG includes the following:
- a CDS encoding type II toxin-antitoxin system PemK/MazF family toxin gives rise to the protein MRDLGEDPRPSRGVVREVHGVDRAATLAYSPDLDGLADPGEIVWAWVPYEEDPSRGKDRPLLVVGRHGRRLLAMMLSSRGGDGDPREWLEIGAGHWDRDNRVSYLRLDRVFELDEDDLRREGAVMGREQFARVAAVLRRTQGWAVDG
- a CDS encoding isocitrate lyase/PEP mutase family protein translates to MNTATIERATALRALHVPGNPLVLPNVWDAASARTVESAGFPVVATGSAAVAPVLGYDDGEVAPAEEMLAAIARIVRAVGIPVTADLERGYGMEPAELVERLAATGAVGCNLEDSDPRTGKMVDADEQAAFLAAVRAAASEAGTGLVINARVDTYLHGEGPPDERLAEAVRRGRRYLEAGADCVYPIFASEAGVIRSLVGEIGGPINIAFHPGTPSLEELAGLGVARVSFGPGLHRAVQAYTTQMVAAIKAGQSPYDPDLPAAMAAR